A region from the Silene latifolia isolate original U9 population chromosome 7, ASM4854445v1, whole genome shotgun sequence genome encodes:
- the LOC141590097 gene encoding uncharacterized protein LOC141590097, translating into MDASAISIAISRHRPTKYLGVGKPCLFSDWVREMENVFEVVRCPEELKVEQATFYLGGLAGGWWYKEREAMKNFYEERGKAAIPWADFKMEMRNEFIPEHVMCKLRAKLYWFVMTDVMIVQDYYIRFCELATYVEDLHLSQSHLALKFEGGLTVKLLEKLPPGDLSSVKEVYARAHYYRYRL; encoded by the coding sequence ATGGATGCCTCAGCCATAAGCATCGCCATCTCACGCCACCGCCCCACCAAGTACCTTGGAGTGGGAAAGCCTTGCCTTTTTAGCGATTGGGTAAGAGAGATGGAGAACGTTTTCGAAGTGGTGAGGTGCCCGGAAGAGCTTAAGGTGGAACAAGCCACCTTCTACTTGGGAGGACTTGCGGGAGGTTGGTGGTACAAGGAACGGGAAGCTATGAAGAACTTCTATGAAGAGAGGGGCAAAGCCGCCATCCCTTGGGCCGATTTCAAGATGGAAATGAGGAATGAGTTCATCCCCGAGCACGTGATGTGCAAGCTTCGAGCGAAATTATACTGGTTTGTTATGACCGATGTTATGATCGTGCAAGACTACTACATCCGCTTTTGTGAGCTCGCCACTTACGTGGAGGACCTTCACCTTAGCCAATCTCATTTGGCTCTCAAGTTTGAGGGAGGTTTGACCGTCAAGCTCTTGGAGAAGCTCCCACCCGGAGATTTGTCTAGTGTAAAAGAAGTCTATGCTAGGgcccactactacagatacaggctataa